Within Longimicrobium sp., the genomic segment GGTGCGACGAGTCCTCGTCCTCCCCCATCCGCGCCTGCTCCATCGACCCGCGGTGCGCCTCCATCCGCCCTTCCAGCCGCGTCCCGAGCGAGGCGAGCGCCGGGGTGAGGATCATCAGCAGCACGGTGGTGGCGATGAAGGCCTGCGAGCCCGTCTCTCCGAGTCCCGCCGGCGTGAGCCCCGCGGCCCGCCCGGCGCGCTCCAGCACGAAGGAGAACTCCCCCACCTGGGCCAGCACGAGCCCGCTGGCCGCGGCCGCCGGGAGCCGGTAGCCCAGCGCACGCACCGCCACCGTGGTGGTGGCGAACTTCACCGCCAGCACCCCCGCCGCCGCACCCAGCACGAGCAGCGGGTGGCGAAGCAGGAACGCGGGGTCCGTCAGCATCCCCACCGAGACGAAAAAGGTGGCGCTGAAGAGGATCTGAAGAGGGAGGATCTCGCCCAGGGCGTGCTCGCTGAAGCGGCTCTCACTCACCAGCAGCCCCGCCAGGAAGGCGCCCAGCGACAGGCTCACCCCCGCCAGGCTGGTGAGGTACGCCGTGCCGAAGCACACCGCGACCACCGTGAGCAGAAAGATCTCCGGCGAGCAGGTGCGGGCGACCACGTCCAGCAGCGGCGGCATCACACGACGCGCCACCAGCAGCACCAGGGCGATGATGGCCGCGGCCCTCGCCAACGCCCAGGCGATCTCCTGCGGCGGCCCGCCCGCCCCGCCCAGCGTGGGCACCAGCAGCACCATGGGGATGATGGCCAGGTCCTGGAAGATCAGCAGCCCCAGCGCCACCTGCCCGTGCTCGACCGCCGCCTCGCCGCGGTCGCCCAGGAGCTTCAGGACGATGGCGGTGGAGGAGAGCGCCACCAGGAAGCCGGTGAACACCCCCACCCGCCAATCCGCCCCAAAGATCGCCAGCACGCCCGCCGTGACCCCGGTGGCCAGCAGCACCTGGAGCCCGCCCGCGCCGAAGATCAGGCGGCGGATGCGGGCCAGCTTTTCGAACGAGAACTCGATGCCGATGGTGAAGAGAAGGAGGACGACGCCCACCTCCGCGGCTGCGTTGGCCAGCTCCAGGTCGCGCACCAGCCCCAGCGCGTTGGGCCCGATCAGCACCCCCGCCAGCAGGAAGCCGACGATGGGGAGCAGCTTGACCCGGCTTCCGAGGTAGGCGATCAGCGCGCCCGCCACCAGCAGCGTGGCGATCTGCGTAAAGAACTCCGGGGTGGCGCCCGCGAGTGCGAGCGCGCTCAGGGGAGCGGTGAAGTCCACGGGGCGGGTGTTCAGCGGTTCGGGGGACGCGGGCGCCGGCTCACCGCCGCCGTCCGATGCTTACCAGATGCGCGTACAGCTCGCGGTAGGCTGCGACGATGGCTTCCTTGCTGTGGCGCGTGCGGACGGTGTGCAGGCCG encodes:
- a CDS encoding cation:proton antiporter, with the protein product MDFTAPLSALALAGATPEFFTQIATLLVAGALIAYLGSRVKLLPIVGFLLAGVLIGPNALGLVRDLELANAAAEVGVVLLLFTIGIEFSFEKLARIRRLIFGAGGLQVLLATGVTAGVLAIFGADWRVGVFTGFLVALSSTAIVLKLLGDRGEAAVEHGQVALGLLIFQDLAIIPMVLLVPTLGGAGGPPQEIAWALARAAAIIALVLLVARRVMPPLLDVVARTCSPEIFLLTVVAVCFGTAYLTSLAGVSLSLGAFLAGLLVSESRFSEHALGEILPLQILFSATFFVSVGMLTDPAFLLRHPLLVLGAAAGVLAVKFATTTVAVRALGYRLPAAAASGLVLAQVGEFSFVLERAGRAAGLTPAGLGETGSQAFIATTVLLMILTPALASLGTRLEGRMEAHRGSMEQARMGEDEDSSHLPPLDGHVVVAGYGEAARELVRVLHRGGVPYVITTLNPGGASEADAAGFPVLRGDATRARTLQMAGAERARAMVIADDDPGTALRITTVARSLNPTLQILVRTRYAADTESLLQSGADIVVAEETEAMARLTSSVLGAMGVSAGDVGAREEPVRAATPEPADVVLDPERTVTFAPATACGHVARVRPVHPSARGCEECLRTGDRWVHLRICMTCGHVGCCDSSPNRHASAHFHSTLHPIMRSAEPGDRWGWCYVDERTL